In Carya illinoinensis cultivar Pawnee chromosome 7, C.illinoinensisPawnee_v1, whole genome shotgun sequence, the following are encoded in one genomic region:
- the LOC122316037 gene encoding RNA-binding protein 38 encodes MAYQPVPGPGSGSSSGSGYQFLNSPFGDTTYTKVFVGGLAWETQSETMRRYFEQFGEILEAVVITDKNTGRSKGYGFVTFRNPEAASRACADPAPIIDGRRANCNLASLGRPRPSMPYGRLRPAAPYTGNVQVSRGAYVGSFGYQHPLSYGYQHGLMYPPYGYQSYGPEYVYPQGVYNPYAGQHYLQIYGVPGTVNTGVYPYGQLGQTIPGGHGYTAVTSYPVPGHQVVQFGGPSVNTMTTSPMPTIQSPYPTGMAAPVAAQPQFIVPAPSPQYMQGSGSDQTAG; translated from the exons ATGGCTTACCAGCCGGTGCCTGGTCCGGGCTCAGGATCGAGTTCGGGTTCTGGGTATCAGTTCTTGAACTCCCCCTTCGGTGATACTACCTATACGAAGGTGTTTGTTGGAGGACTAGCCTGGGAGACGCAGAGCGAGACTATGCGACGGTATTTCGAGCAGTTTGGTGAGATTCTAGAGGCTGTCGTGATCACCGATAAGAATACCGGTCGATCAAAAGGCTATGGTTTT GTGACTTTTCGTAACCCTGAGGCTGCTAGCAGAGCCTGCGCTGATCCGGCTCCAATTATTGATGGCAGGCGGGCAAATTGTAATTTGGCTTCACTTGGGCGGCCTCGGCCTTCTATGCCTTATG GACGTTTGAGACCAGCAGCCCCATATACTGGAAATGTGCAAGTTTCTCGAGGGGCTTATGTTGGAAGTTTTGGCTACCAACATCCACTCTCTTATGGCTACCAGCATGGGTTAATGTATCCTCCTTATGG GTATCAATCATATGGACCTGAATATGTCTATCCACAG GGTGTTTACAACCCTTATGCTGGTCAGCATTACCTTCAGATTTATGGTGTACCTGGGACAGTCAATACTGGAGTTTATCCTTATGGGCAATTGGGTCAAACTATTCCTGGTGGTCATGGTTATACGGCAGTGACCAGTTATCCTGTGCCAGGTCACCAGGTAGTACAGTTTGGTGGACCTAGTGTTAATACAATGACAACTTCACCTATGCCTACTATTCAATCACCGTATCCCACAG GTATGGCAGCACCTGTTGCAGCACAACCACAATTTATAGTTCCTGCTCCTTCTCCTCAGTATATGCAAGGTAGCGGTTCAGACCAAACGGCTGGGTGA